One Senegalimassilia faecalis genomic window, AAGGTCCATGTTCTCGTGGCGGAACAGCGCGTCAAGCGAGTAGCCCTGCACGAGCATCTGGCGCGCCTGCACCATGAGCATCATGCTGAACTGCTGGATGCCGCCCTGCATGGCCACGAACTCGTCGAACTGCACTCCCTGCTGCGCCAGCGAGCCCTTCACGTTCTGCATGAGCGTCTCGCGCATGGCCTCGTAGACCTCGTCGTCGATCTTGCCCGTAAAGCGGCTGCCCAGCTCGTCGGCGGCCAGGGACAGCTGCATCTCACGGTACTGCGCCTGCTGCTCGGCAAGCAGGCTTTCGCGGATGGAGCCGCGCAGCGCGGCAGCGTCGCGCACCATGGGGATGTTCTTCGTCACCCATTCGTCGGTAAGCTCGGGCACTTCCTTGCACTGGCACTCCAGCACGGTGACGGTGCACTCGATAGGCTCGGCGCCCTCTTCAGCGCCCGGCACGTCGAAGCTGAACGTCTTCGTGTCGCCCTCGGTCATGCCGATGAGGCTCTTCTCGAAGCCTTCGGGCAGAAGGTTCATGCCCATGATGTACGTGCGGCCCTCGGTGGACAGGTACTTGTGCGGCTGGCCGCCCTGCACGGCTTCCACTTTGATGCGCGCGGCGTCGTTCTCGCCAAGCGGATGCGGGTCGCAGCGCACGTACGTGGCGTAGCTTTCGAGCACCTGGCGCACCTGCTGGTCGACCTGCGCCTCGTCGAACTTGAACGCCGGCACGGTGATGGTGACCGGGTCGTAGCTGGTCAGCTCGTACTCGGGCTTCGGCGTGACGCGCAGCTTGAACTCGAACGTTTCGCCACGCTTGATCATGTTGCCCTCAAGGATGGGCTTGGGCGGATAGGCCGGGCACAGGTTGCGCTTGTCCACGGCGAACGGCACCAGGTAGTCGACGGCAAGCTGCTGCGACACCATGTCCAGGTTCACGATGCCAAGCTCTTCCTCGGCCACCTTCTCGGGCGTCTGGCCCGGGCCGACCTGCACGCCCATGTTCGCCAAAAACGAGTAGTGGGCCACGTTGAACGCCTGCGCCACCTCGGCCGTGGCGGCAACGGCCGTCAGCTCGTAGCGGCCGTCAGCAAGCTTCTTTTCGGTAACCTTCATTGGGAATCCCCTTCTGATTGTAAAAACGCACTGAGCGGTATTGTAACGCAAGCGCGCGAAGCGCAACGCGGGCCTTTCGAGCGGTATGCAAGCGTGCGGGGCGCGCACAGCCCGATGCGCGCGGCCCGCCCCATGCGCGCGCCTGGCGCGGCGAAGGCGGTTCGCGGCCTGCCGCACGTCTGGCCGCCTGGCTTGCGCACGCACACTGCGACGCGCGTGCCAAACGGATCCTGCCGCGCTCAGGGCGCAGAGCATTCCGCGCGCCCTTCCCTATTCGTTGGACTTCAGGCTTTCCACCATGTTGATGCGGCGCAGCTTCTTGCGCATGGCCACCGCCACGATAAGCGAGAACAGCAGCGTGAGCGCGAACGCGATGACGAAGCTGGCGGCGTGGATGTCGCGGCCGAACATGACCTGGTCCACTTCGGCCGTGGTGATGACGAAGCCCTCCATGACGACGCCGAGCAGCATGCCCACCACGGCGCCGATGACGGAAAGCAGCATGGTTTCGCGGAAGATGTAGGCGTCCACTTCGCGCGGCGTGAAGCCGAGCACCTTAAGCGTGGCGATTTCGCGAGCTCGCTCGGTGATGTTGATGTTCGTGAGGTTGTACAGCACCACGAACGCCAGCAGCGCCGCGGCCACCACCAGCACCACCACCACGCTGTCGACCGTTTTCAGCATGGTGCGGTAGCTGTCGATCGTCTCGTCGTTGTACGTGACCGTTTTCACGTCGTCAAGCGCCAGCGTATCGTCCGAGAACGCATCGCGGTCGGCGCCGTCGGGCAGACTGGCATACACGGTGGAGAAGCTGGGCGAGCTGCCCATCATGTCCTGGTATACCTGCGCCGTAACGTACGCGTACTGACTGACGTAGTTCTCCATGATGCCGGCTACGCGCACATCGTACGGCTGTCCCACCAGGTTGCCGATGTCGTCCTCGTCGTACAGCTGCACGGTGTCGCCCACGGCCACGCCAAGCTGGCGCGCCAGCTTTTCGCTGATGATGGCCCCTTCGCCGTCAAGCTGCAGCGGCGTTTGCCCCACGCGCGTGCGCATGGTGACGAACTGCTGCAGCGCTGCGGCGTCTTGGGCCACCACGAACTCCACGCGATGCTCGGTGCCCGTGTCGGGCGCGACTGCGATATCGTTGCCCGTGGACACCCACGTGAACGCGTCGGTTTCGCCGTCCACCACCGCGGCCAGGTTGTCCTTGGCGTCCTGGCTAGCTTCAGGGTCCATACGCACGATGGTGTTGAAGTGATAGATCTCGCCGTACTGCTTATCGATGATGTCGTTGATGGCGTTTTGCAGGCCCAGACCCGTCAGCAGCAGCGCCGTGCAGCCTGCAATGCCCACGGTTGCCATGAAGAAGCGCCGCTTGTAGCGGAACAGGTTGCGCGCCGTGACCTTCCAGCTAAACGACATGCGGCGCCACAGCGGGCGGATGCGCTCAAGCAGGATGCGCTTGCCCGCTTTCGGCGCGCGCGGCAGCATCAGCGACGCGGGGCCCTCGCGCAGCGTGGCCGCCGCCGCGAACCATGTGGCCGCCACGGTGATGCCCACGCCCAGACCGGCCGCCGCAGCCGCGATGCCCGAATCGATGGGCGTCGGCGCGCACGGCACCTGGTACATGATGGAGTACGCCTTCATGATGAACCACGGCAGGAACTGGCTGAGCAGCGCGATGCCCACCACGGCGCCGGCGCCTGAAGCCACCACGGCGTAGATGAGGTATTTCGACGTGATGCGCGCGCCCGAATAGCCCAGCGCTTTGAACGTGCCGATGAGCACGCGCTCCTCCTCGACCATACGCGTCATGGTGGTCAGCGAAACCAGGGCCGCCACCAGGAAGAACATGAACGGGAACACCTGGGCTATCTGGTCGATGCGCCCGGCATCGGAGCGGAAGCTTTCAGCGCCAAGGTTCTTCGTGCGGTCAAGCACGTACACGCTGGCGTCTTTGTCGGCGATGGCGTCGATATCAGCCTGCGCGCTTGCCAGCTGCGCTTCGGCGTCGGCGAACTGGGCCTGCGCATCGGCGCGGCGCTCGTCAAGCTGCGCTTGCCCATCCTGATATTCCGCCAGGCCGCTTTCGTATTCCGCGCGGCCCTGCTCATAGCTTTGCTGGCCCGCCGCGTATTGCTGGCGGCCCGAGGCCAGCTGCGCCGCGGCGACGTCAAGCTGCTGCTGCGCGCTATCAAGCTGGGCTTGCGCGGCAGACAGCTGGGCCTGCGCTTGGGCGCGTTGGGCGTCAAGTTCGGCCTGCCCGGCGGCCAACTGGTCGGGAACACCGGCCGTTTGCGCATCGATCTGCGCGATGGCCGCCTCAAGCTGCGCGGCCACGTCGGCCAGCTGCGCGGCGCGCGCCTGCTCAAGCTGCACTTCTAGCTGGCTGCGCTGCGCCATGGCGGCGTTGTACTGCGTCTGGGCTTCGTCAAGCTGCGCCTGGGCCTGCGCCAGCGATTGCTGCGCTTGCGCACGCTGGGCGTCAAGCTGCTGCTGGCCGCTTTCCTGCTGCGCGCGCCCATCGGCCAGCTGCTGCGCGCCCGCATCAAGCTGGGCCTGGCTGCTGGAAAGCTGCGCGGCGGCGCTGGACAGCTGGGCCGCCGCATCGTCAAGCTGCCCGCGCGCGTCGTCTAGCTGGGCCTGCGCATCGTCAAGCTGGGCTTCGGCATCGCGTTTCTGGTCCTCGAACTCGGCGCGCTTGTCGTCAAGTTCGCGCTGCGCGGTTTCCTGCAACCCCGCGATACGGGACGCGGACAAGTCGCCTGCAATCTCGTTCAGGCGCTGCTGCACCTCGTCGACGCGTTGCTGATAGGCGTCGCTTGACCACTGCTGGTCCTTCGCGCCGTCAACGGTGACGAACGCTTCCGTATAAGGGTAATCAGCACTGAACGCGCCGGGTGCCACGTACACGTACGACGTCAGCTCACCCGAACCCAGCGATGTCGAGCCCGTGTTCGTGGAGCACGTGTAGTACGACGAGCGCACGAACCCAGTGACGGTGAAGCGCTTCACGGCGAACACGTCGTCAAGATCGGCAGTGCCCTCAATAAGCTCGACGGTGTCGCCGATGCGCACGTCGTTCGACGACACGGTGTCGGCGGACAGCAGGCATTCGCTATCCGTTTCAGGCCAAGTGCCCGAAACCAGGATGGGCCGATTGATGTAGTCGTTATCAGAAGATTGCACGTGCAGCCCGTCGTCGCACGTACTTGCGCGCGCGGCGTCCATATCAAGCGAATGGTAGCGCAGCGTGTACTGCACGCCGTCCACCGACGAGATGGCGTCCGCCTCGTAAGCTGGCATAACGCCCGACACGCCGTCGACCGCGCGAACCTGATCGATTTCGGAATCCGTCAGGCCCAGCGAGCCCACCACGCGCACATCGCACAGGTTCGTGGCGTCGTAGTACTGCTCGCCCGCCAGGCGCATGTCGGGCCCCGTCATGCGCAGGCCGGCATAGAACCCACAGCCAAGCGCTGCCATAACGGCGATGGCCAGAAAGCGCCCCCACGATTTCGTGATGGAGCGCAGCACCTCTTTCGAAAACGCGCGCATGCCCTACCACTCCAGCGTTTCGGCCGAAGCGGGATGCGGGTTCACCTGCATGCTGGCCACCCGGCCTTCGCGCACATGGATGACGCGGTCGGCAATAGCTGCGAACGCAGAGTTGTGCGTGATAAGCACCACCGTCTTCCCCGTGTTGAGGCACGTGTCTTGCAGAAGCTTCAAGATGGCCTTGCCCGTTTTGAAGTCAAGCGCGCCGGTGGGTTCGTCGGCTAGCAGCAGCTTGGGGTTTTTCGCCAACGCGCGCGCGATGGCCACGCGCTGCTGTTCGCCGCCGGAAAGCTGCGCCGGGAAGTTGTCCATGCGATGCGCCAGGCCCACCTGCGCAAGCACTTCGGCCGCGTCAAGCGGGTGCGGGCAGATCTGGCTTGCCAGCTCAACGTTCTCAAGCGCCGTGAGGTTTTGCACCAGGTTGTAGAACTGGAACACGAATCCAATGTCAAGCCGGCGGTACTGCGTCAGCTGCTTCTCGTTGAACGTGCTGATTTCGCGCCCGTCAAGCACGATAGAGCCCGAGGTGCACGAGTCCATGCCGCCAAGCATGTTCAGCAACGTGGTTTTGCCGGCGCCCGAAGGCCCTACCACCACCACGAACTCGCCGCGTTCGCACGAAAACGTCATGCCGTCGGCGGCGGCCACCTCGACCTCGCCCATCTTGTAGACCTTGCGCACATCATTGAATTCTACGAACGCCATGGCACCCACCCGTTCATTCGCCAGCTGTGTTTATAGCTGATTATACAAAAAAGCGCCCCGGGGGTTCC contains:
- a CDS encoding FtsX-like permease family protein, translating into MRAFSKEVLRSITKSWGRFLAIAVMAALGCGFYAGLRMTGPDMRLAGEQYYDATNLCDVRVVGSLGLTDSEIDQVRAVDGVSGVMPAYEADAISSVDGVQYTLRYHSLDMDAARASTCDDGLHVQSSDNDYINRPILVSGTWPETDSECLLSADTVSSNDVRIGDTVELIEGTADLDDVFAVKRFTVTGFVRSSYYTCSTNTGSTSLGSGELTSYVYVAPGAFSADYPYTEAFVTVDGAKDQQWSSDAYQQRVDEVQQRLNEIAGDLSASRIAGLQETAQRELDDKRAEFEDQKRDAEAQLDDAQAQLDDARGQLDDAAAQLSSAAAQLSSSQAQLDAGAQQLADGRAQQESGQQQLDAQRAQAQQSLAQAQAQLDEAQTQYNAAMAQRSQLEVQLEQARAAQLADVAAQLEAAIAQIDAQTAGVPDQLAAGQAELDAQRAQAQAQLSAAQAQLDSAQQQLDVAAAQLASGRQQYAAGQQSYEQGRAEYESGLAEYQDGQAQLDERRADAQAQFADAEAQLASAQADIDAIADKDASVYVLDRTKNLGAESFRSDAGRIDQIAQVFPFMFFLVAALVSLTTMTRMVEEERVLIGTFKALGYSGARITSKYLIYAVVASGAGAVVGIALLSQFLPWFIMKAYSIMYQVPCAPTPIDSGIAAAAAGLGVGITVAATWFAAAATLREGPASLMLPRAPKAGKRILLERIRPLWRRMSFSWKVTARNLFRYKRRFFMATVGIAGCTALLLTGLGLQNAINDIIDKQYGEIYHFNTIVRMDPEASQDAKDNLAAVVDGETDAFTWVSTGNDIAVAPDTGTEHRVEFVVAQDAAALQQFVTMRTRVGQTPLQLDGEGAIISEKLARQLGVAVGDTVQLYDEDDIGNLVGQPYDVRVAGIMENYVSQYAYVTAQVYQDMMGSSPSFSTVYASLPDGADRDAFSDDTLALDDVKTVTYNDETIDSYRTMLKTVDSVVVVLVVAAALLAFVVLYNLTNINITERAREIATLKVLGFTPREVDAYIFRETMLLSVIGAVVGMLLGVVMEGFVITTAEVDQVMFGRDIHAASFVIAFALTLLFSLIVAVAMRKKLRRINMVESLKSNE
- a CDS encoding ABC transporter ATP-binding protein, producing the protein MAFVEFNDVRKVYKMGEVEVAAADGMTFSCERGEFVVVVGPSGAGKTTLLNMLGGMDSCTSGSIVLDGREISTFNEKQLTQYRRLDIGFVFQFYNLVQNLTALENVELASQICPHPLDAAEVLAQVGLAHRMDNFPAQLSGGEQQRVAIARALAKNPKLLLADEPTGALDFKTGKAILKLLQDTCLNTGKTVVLITHNSAFAAIADRVIHVREGRVASMQVNPHPASAETLEW
- a CDS encoding trigger factor, which codes for MKVTEKKLADGRYELTAVAATAEVAQAFNVAHYSFLANMGVQVGPGQTPEKVAEEELGIVNLDMVSQQLAVDYLVPFAVDKRNLCPAYPPKPILEGNMIKRGETFEFKLRVTPKPEYELTSYDPVTITVPAFKFDEAQVDQQVRQVLESYATYVRCDPHPLGENDAARIKVEAVQGGQPHKYLSTEGRTYIMGMNLLPEGFEKSLIGMTEGDTKTFSFDVPGAEEGAEPIECTVTVLECQCKEVPELTDEWVTKNIPMVRDAAALRGSIRESLLAEQQAQYREMQLSLAADELGSRFTGKIDDEVYEAMRETLMQNVKGSLAQQGVQFDEFVAMQGGIQQFSMMLMVQARQMLVQGYSLDALFRHENMDLTDEDILAACRAMNPADPTTVRRQMEGNGQGFVLRETAGRLKANRWLLEHANVVVEGQQPAPAAE